From the genome of Pseudomonas sp. gcc21, one region includes:
- the benC gene encoding benzoate 1,2-dioxygenase electron transfer component BenC: protein MTHMIALNFEDGVTRFIDTNPGETVADAAYRQGINVPLDCRDGACGACKCKAESGRYDLGEEYIEDALSEDEAEQGYVLTCQMVAESDCVISVPASSEVCKTTQVSIEAEISDIRQLSESTIALSLKGEALHRLAFLPGQYVNLQVPGSDQTRAYSFSSMPREGEVSFLIRNVPGGLMSSFLTGMAKAGDTLNLAGPLGSFYLRDIKRPLLLLAGGTGLAPFTAMLDKIAAQGSEHPLHLIYGVSQDHDLVEMEKLDDFAERIPNFTYSTCVSSPDTAHPLKGYVTQHIEPKHLNDGEVDVYLCGPPAMVESVSQYLREQGLEPVNFFFEKFAASA, encoded by the coding sequence ATGACCCACATGATTGCACTGAACTTTGAAGACGGCGTGACCCGCTTCATCGATACCAACCCCGGCGAAACCGTTGCCGACGCAGCCTACCGTCAGGGCATCAACGTGCCGCTGGACTGCCGCGATGGTGCCTGCGGAGCCTGCAAATGCAAGGCTGAATCCGGCCGCTACGACCTCGGAGAGGAATACATCGAGGACGCGCTGAGTGAGGACGAAGCTGAGCAGGGCTATGTGCTGACCTGCCAGATGGTTGCCGAGAGCGATTGCGTCATCAGCGTTCCGGCGTCAAGCGAGGTGTGCAAGACCACTCAGGTCAGCATCGAGGCCGAGATCAGCGATATTCGTCAGTTATCCGAAAGCACCATAGCGTTGTCGCTCAAGGGTGAGGCCCTGCATCGCCTGGCGTTCCTGCCGGGTCAGTATGTGAATCTGCAGGTGCCTGGCAGCGATCAGACCCGCGCCTATTCCTTCAGTTCCATGCCGCGCGAAGGCGAGGTCAGCTTTTTGATCCGCAACGTGCCGGGCGGATTGATGAGCAGCTTCCTGACGGGCATGGCCAAGGCCGGCGATACGCTGAACCTGGCGGGCCCGCTGGGCAGCTTCTATCTGCGCGACATCAAGCGTCCGCTGTTGTTGCTGGCCGGTGGAACCGGTCTCGCACCCTTCACTGCGATGCTCGACAAGATTGCTGCGCAGGGAAGCGAGCATCCCCTGCATCTGATCTATGGGGTGTCGCAGGATCACGACCTGGTGGAAATGGAAAAGCTCGACGACTTTGCCGAGCGCATCCCCAATTTCACCTACAGCACGTGCGTGTCCAGCCCGGATACCGCGCACCCGCTCAAAGGGTACGTCACCCAGCATATCGAACCGAAGCATCTGAATGATGGGGAAGTGGACGTTTACTTGTGTGGGCCGCCGGCGATGGTTGAATCGGTAAGCCAGTACCTGCGTGAGCAGGGCCTGGAGCCGGTGAATTTCTTCTTCGAAAAATTCGCAGCGAGCGCCTGA
- a CDS encoding 1,6-dihydroxycyclohexa-2,4-diene-1-carboxylate dehydrogenase — MTQRFCNKVAVITGAAQGIGRRVAERMAAEGGQLVLVDRSELVHELAIELGAQGAEVLTLTADLEQFAGCNEVMKAAVERFGRLDILINNVGGTIWAKPFEHYQEHEIEAEVRRSLFPTLWCCHAALPQMLEQGGGAIVNVSSVATRGVNRVPYGAAKGGVNALTACLALETAGRGVRVNATAPGGTEAPPRRIPRNTAEQSEQEKIWYQQIVDQTVDSSLMKRYGTIDEQVGAILFLASEEATYITGVTLPVAGGDLG, encoded by the coding sequence ATGACTCAACGTTTCTGCAACAAGGTTGCCGTCATCACCGGCGCGGCGCAGGGAATCGGCCGGCGCGTCGCCGAGCGCATGGCTGCGGAAGGTGGCCAGCTGGTGCTGGTTGACCGTTCCGAACTGGTACACGAGCTGGCCATCGAGCTTGGCGCGCAGGGAGCCGAAGTGCTGACGCTGACGGCTGACCTCGAACAGTTTGCTGGCTGCAATGAAGTGATGAAGGCCGCCGTCGAGCGCTTCGGTCGTCTGGATATCCTGATCAATAACGTCGGCGGCACCATCTGGGCCAAGCCCTTCGAGCACTATCAGGAACATGAGATAGAAGCCGAAGTGCGGCGTTCATTATTCCCGACGCTGTGGTGCTGCCACGCCGCCTTGCCACAGATGCTGGAGCAGGGTGGCGGAGCCATTGTCAACGTCTCGTCCGTGGCGACCCGCGGTGTAAACAGGGTGCCCTATGGCGCGGCCAAGGGTGGCGTGAACGCCCTGACTGCCTGTCTTGCGCTGGAAACGGCTGGCCGCGGCGTGCGGGTGAACGCTACCGCGCCAGGCGGGACCGAAGCACCGCCGCGTCGCATACCACGTAACACCGCCGAGCAGAGCGAACAGGAAAAGATTTGGTATCAGCAGATCGTCGATCAGACCGTGGACAGCAGCCTGATGAAACGCTACGGCACGATCGACGAGCAGGTCGGCGCGATCCTCTTTCTGGCCTCTGAGGAGGCAACGTACATCACCGGTGTGACGCTACCCGTGGCAGGCGGTGATCTTGGTTGA
- a CDS encoding muconate cycloisomerase family protein: protein MTQVLIENIETVIVDLPTIRPHKLAMHTMQNQTLVIVRLRCSDGIEGLGESTTIGGLAYGNESPESIKQNIDSHFAPLLVGQDAANINAAMLRLDKSITGNTFAKSGIESALLDAQGKRLGLPVSELLGGRVRDGLEVAWTLASGDTAKDIAEAEQMLDIRRHRIFKLKIGANEVNQDLRHVIAIKQALGDRASVRVDVNQYWDESVAIRACQVLGDNGIDLIEQPISRINRGGQIRLNQRSPAPIMADESIESVADAFSLAADGAASIFALKIAKNGGPRAVLRTAQIAEAAGISLYGGTMLEGSVGTMASAHAFVTLNKLTWHTELFGPLLLTEEIVVEAPVYRDFQLEVPRNPGLGLTLDEDRLAFFRRR, encoded by the coding sequence ATGACTCAAGTACTGATCGAGAACATCGAGACGGTCATCGTCGATCTGCCGACCATCCGTCCGCACAAGCTGGCGATGCACACCATGCAGAACCAGACGCTGGTGATCGTTCGCCTGCGCTGTTCGGATGGCATTGAAGGTCTGGGTGAATCCACCACGATTGGCGGCTTGGCCTATGGCAACGAGAGCCCGGAAAGCATCAAGCAGAACATTGATAGCCATTTCGCGCCGCTGCTGGTCGGGCAGGACGCCGCCAATATCAATGCCGCCATGCTGCGTCTGGACAAATCCATCACTGGTAACACCTTCGCCAAGTCCGGCATCGAAAGCGCGTTGCTTGATGCCCAGGGCAAGCGGCTGGGGTTGCCGGTCAGTGAACTGCTGGGCGGGCGCGTACGGGATGGCCTGGAGGTCGCCTGGACACTGGCCAGCGGCGATACGGCAAAGGACATCGCCGAAGCCGAGCAGATGCTCGATATTCGCCGCCACCGCATTTTCAAGCTGAAGATCGGTGCCAACGAGGTGAACCAGGACCTGCGCCATGTCATCGCCATCAAGCAGGCGCTGGGCGACCGTGCCAGCGTACGCGTCGACGTCAATCAGTACTGGGACGAGTCCGTGGCGATCCGCGCTTGCCAGGTGCTGGGCGACAACGGCATTGATCTGATCGAGCAGCCGATTTCCCGGATCAACCGCGGTGGGCAGATCCGCCTCAATCAGCGCAGCCCCGCACCCATCATGGCCGATGAATCCATCGAGAGCGTCGCGGACGCCTTCAGTCTGGCTGCCGACGGCGCCGCCAGCATCTTTGCCTTGAAAATCGCCAAGAATGGCGGCCCGCGCGCCGTGTTGCGCACGGCGCAGATCGCCGAAGCTGCCGGTATTTCGCTGTATGGCGGAACCATGCTGGAAGGTTCGGTGGGCACCATGGCTTCCGCGCATGCATTCGTCACGCTGAACAAGCTGACCTGGCACACCGAACTGTTCGGCCCGCTGTTGTTGACGGAAGAAATTGTCGTCGAGGCGCCCGTGTATCGCGACTTCCAACTCGAAGTGCCGCGCAATCCGGGGCTCGGCCTGACTCTGGACGAAGACCGCCTGGCGTTCTTCCGTCGCCGCTAA
- the catC gene encoding muconolactone Delta-isomerase, with protein sequence MLFHVKMTVNLPVDMDPAQAAKIKAEEKALAQGLMREGKWRHLWRIAGFYANYSVFDVASVDELHNTLMSLPLYPYMDIEVDALCRHPSSIRDDDR encoded by the coding sequence ATGCTGTTTCACGTAAAGATGACCGTCAACCTGCCGGTCGATATGGACCCGGCGCAGGCCGCGAAGATCAAGGCTGAAGAAAAGGCCCTGGCCCAGGGACTGATGCGCGAAGGCAAGTGGCGTCACCTGTGGCGCATCGCCGGCTTTTATGCCAACTACAGCGTGTTTGACGTTGCCAGCGTCGATGAACTGCACAACACGCTGATGAGCTTGCCGCTTTACCCCTACATGGATATCGAGGTCGACGCGTTATGCCGTCACCCCTCATCCATCCGTGACGATGACCGCTGA
- the catA gene encoding catechol 1,2-dioxygenase, with protein MSVTITQNTEIQKFFEEASGFGNEQGSPRVKALVHRILQDTARIIEDLDVTQDEFWTAVDYVNRLGASGEAGLVVAGLGLEHFLDLLQDAKDEQVGQTGGTPRTIEGPLYVAGAPICEGEAVMYDGEEQGTPLFLSGRVVDLDGQPVVGATVDLWHANEQGNYSYFDKSQPEYNLRRRIITDAEGYYRARSIVPSGYGCSPEGPTQEVLDQLGRHGQRPAHVHFFISAPGYRHLTTQFNFAGDEHLWDDFAYATREGLIADIQFTEDDAAARERGVEGRFATIDFDFQLQPAPAADAEQRSGRPRALQEA; from the coding sequence ATGTCCGTGACCATCACACAGAACACTGAAATCCAGAAGTTTTTCGAAGAAGCCAGCGGCTTCGGTAACGAGCAGGGCAGCCCGCGGGTCAAGGCGCTGGTGCATCGCATCCTGCAGGATACCGCCCGGATCATCGAAGACCTGGACGTAACCCAGGACGAATTCTGGACCGCCGTTGATTACGTCAATCGTCTGGGCGCCAGCGGCGAAGCCGGTCTGGTTGTCGCAGGCCTGGGGCTCGAGCATTTCCTTGATCTGCTGCAGGACGCCAAGGACGAACAGGTCGGTCAGACCGGCGGCACCCCCCGCACCATCGAAGGGCCGTTGTATGTGGCTGGCGCACCGATCTGTGAAGGCGAGGCGGTCATGTATGACGGCGAAGAGCAGGGCACGCCGCTGTTCCTTTCCGGCCGCGTAGTTGATCTCGACGGCCAGCCCGTTGTCGGCGCAACGGTCGATCTGTGGCACGCCAACGAGCAGGGCAACTATTCCTACTTCGACAAGAGCCAGCCGGAATACAACCTGCGTCGCCGGATCATCACCGATGCCGAAGGCTACTACCGCGCACGCAGCATCGTTCCGTCCGGGTATGGCTGCTCGCCTGAGGGTCCGACTCAGGAAGTACTGGATCAGCTGGGGCGTCACGGCCAGCGTCCTGCGCACGTGCACTTCTTCATCTCGGCGCCGGGTTATCGTCACCTGACCACTCAGTTCAACTTCGCTGGCGATGAGCACCTGTGGGATGACTTTGCCTACGCTACCCGTGAAGGTCTGATCGCCGATATCCAGTTCACCGAAGATGATGCCGCAGCGCGCGAGCGGGGTGTTGAAGGCCGTTTCGCGACGATCGATTTCGACTTCCAGCTCCAGCCTGCGCCGGCCGCGGATGCGGAGCAGCGCAGCGGACGTCCGCGTGCTTTGCAGGAAGCCTGA
- a CDS encoding benzoate/H(+) symporter BenE family transporter: MKTLVKDFSPSAAVAGFIATVISYAGPLVIVFQAAESAGMPHAVLSSWVWAISIGSAVLGIGLSLRYRVPVIIAWSAPGSALLVSLLPEVSLNEAVGAYILASVIIFIVGVTGAFDRIIRKLPAAIAAGMLAGILFRFGTGLFVSLESQPILVLAMFVTYLLGKRLMPRYAVMAVLVVGCLIALASGDMRQDALVVGLAIPVWITPEFSLSAALNIALPLVMVALTGQFVPGIAVMRASGYSTPASPIISSSAVGSLLLAPFGCHGLTLAAITAAICTGPEAHPDPGRRYVAGVVGGLTYLLLGLFGATLVSLFTAFPAELIAALAGLALFAAIAGALTSAMAIPSDREAALITFLVTASGMSFLGLSAAFWGLIFGVAAHLLLTLRRPTPEQQVMEEEPAR; the protein is encoded by the coding sequence ATGAAAACCCTGGTTAAGGATTTTTCTCCGTCCGCTGCAGTGGCCGGATTTATCGCCACCGTTATCTCTTATGCGGGCCCACTGGTTATCGTCTTCCAGGCTGCCGAAAGCGCCGGTATGCCGCACGCCGTGCTGTCATCCTGGGTCTGGGCAATATCCATCGGCAGCGCCGTGCTCGGTATTGGCTTGAGCCTGCGATACAGGGTCCCCGTGATCATTGCCTGGTCGGCACCGGGCTCTGCGCTTCTGGTCTCGTTACTGCCTGAAGTCAGTCTCAATGAAGCGGTGGGCGCCTATATTCTCGCCTCTGTGATCATTTTTATCGTTGGGGTGACCGGCGCTTTCGACCGGATCATCCGCAAACTGCCCGCTGCGATTGCCGCCGGGATGCTTGCGGGAATCCTGTTCCGTTTCGGGACCGGACTATTCGTATCGCTGGAGTCGCAGCCGATTCTGGTGCTGGCAATGTTCGTCACCTATCTGCTGGGCAAACGGTTAATGCCACGCTACGCGGTGATGGCCGTATTGGTGGTGGGTTGCCTGATCGCGCTGGCCAGCGGTGATATGCGCCAGGACGCGTTGGTCGTTGGGCTAGCCATACCGGTCTGGATCACCCCTGAGTTCAGTCTGTCGGCTGCGCTGAATATTGCGTTGCCGCTGGTAATGGTCGCGCTGACCGGGCAGTTCGTACCCGGTATTGCGGTCATGCGTGCCTCGGGATATTCGACCCCTGCGAGCCCGATTATCAGCAGCAGTGCAGTGGGCTCGTTACTGCTGGCCCCGTTTGGCTGCCACGGCCTGACGCTGGCGGCGATTACTGCCGCTATCTGCACCGGGCCGGAAGCGCACCCGGACCCGGGGCGGCGCTACGTAGCCGGTGTGGTTGGCGGGCTTACCTATCTGCTACTCGGGCTGTTTGGTGCCACGCTGGTCTCGCTATTCACCGCATTTCCCGCTGAGCTGATTGCTGCGCTTGCCGGTCTCGCCCTGTTTGCCGCCATAGCCGGCGCGCTCACCAGTGCAATGGCGATACCCAGTGACCGGGAGGCGGCATTGATTACCTTTCTGGTAACCGCGTCCGGCATGTCCTTCCTCGGGCTGTCCGCTGCGTTCTGGGGCCTGATCTTCGGGGTAGCGGCGCATCTGCTGCTGACCCTGCGCCGACCCACACCGGAGCAGCAAGTTATGGAGGAAGAACCAGCTCGCTGA
- a CDS encoding CoA transferase subunit A → MSKIISLAEAIDRFVNDGDSIALEGFTHLIPTAASHEIIRQNKQDLTLIRMTPDLVYDLLIGAGCAKKLVFSWGGNPGVGSLHRLRDAVEKGWPKPLEIEEHSHADLANAYIAGASGLPFAVLRAYAGSDLPKVNPLIKSVTCPFTGEKLAAVPSVRPDVTVIHAQKADRKGNVLLWGILGVQKEAALAAKRCIVTVEEIVDDLEAPMNACVLPQWALTAVCHVPGGAHPSYALGYTERDNRFYQSWDPIARDRETFSAWIDEYIRGTADFGAFVEKLSQTRLAAPQEGK, encoded by the coding sequence ATGTCCAAGATCATTTCCCTTGCCGAAGCGATTGACCGCTTCGTCAACGATGGCGACAGCATCGCCCTCGAAGGCTTCACTCATCTCATTCCGACCGCTGCGTCGCATGAGATCATTCGTCAGAACAAACAGGATCTGACCCTCATCCGCATGACACCCGATCTGGTATATGACCTGTTGATCGGTGCCGGCTGCGCGAAGAAGCTGGTTTTCTCCTGGGGCGGCAATCCGGGTGTCGGATCGCTGCACCGTCTGCGCGATGCGGTGGAGAAGGGTTGGCCCAAGCCGTTGGAAATCGAAGAACACAGCCATGCTGATCTGGCCAATGCCTACATTGCCGGCGCATCCGGTCTACCCTTCGCCGTGCTGCGCGCCTACGCCGGCTCGGACCTGCCCAAGGTCAATCCGCTGATCAAGAGCGTCACCTGTCCGTTTACCGGCGAGAAACTCGCTGCAGTGCCTTCGGTACGCCCTGACGTTACGGTGATTCATGCGCAGAAGGCTGACCGCAAGGGCAATGTGCTGCTCTGGGGCATCCTTGGTGTGCAGAAAGAAGCCGCGCTGGCAGCCAAACGCTGCATCGTCACGGTCGAGGAAATCGTCGACGACCTGGAAGCACCAATGAATGCCTGCGTGCTGCCGCAGTGGGCGTTGACCGCCGTCTGCCACGTGCCGGGCGGGGCGCACCCTTCCTATGCGCTGGGCTATACCGAGCGCGACAACCGTTTCTACCAAAGCTGGGATCCGATCGCCCGCGACCGTGAAACCTTTTCCGCCTGGATTGATGAATATATCCGCGGCACCGCTGATTTCGGTGCTTTTGTTGAGAAACTCAGCCAGACCAGGCTTGCCGCACCGCAGGAGGGCAAATAA
- a CDS encoding CoA-transferase subunit beta, translating to MTAYTTNEMMTVAASRRLKNGAVCFVGIGLPSKAANLARLTTSPDVVLIYESGPIGCKPSVLPLSIGDGELAETADTVVPTGEIFRYWLQGGRIDVGFLGAAQVDRFGNINTTVIGDYNQPKVRLPGAGGAPEIAGSAKEVLIILKQSHRTFVDKLSFITSVGHGEGGEHRQQLGLPGAGPVGIITDLCIMEPEEGTREFVVTSLHPGIAREQVIENTGWEIRFADTVRETEAPRPEELEALRALEARTAAAHGQAGGEE from the coding sequence ATGACTGCCTACACCACCAATGAAATGATGACCGTGGCTGCTTCCCGGCGCCTGAAGAATGGTGCTGTGTGTTTCGTCGGGATCGGCCTGCCATCCAAGGCAGCCAACCTGGCGCGGCTGACCACCTCGCCTGATGTAGTACTGATCTATGAGTCCGGCCCGATTGGCTGCAAGCCCAGTGTCTTGCCGCTTTCGATCGGTGACGGTGAGCTGGCTGAGACCGCCGACACCGTTGTGCCTACCGGCGAGATTTTCCGTTACTGGCTGCAGGGCGGGCGCATCGACGTCGGCTTTCTTGGCGCAGCCCAAGTGGATCGCTTCGGCAATATCAACACCACGGTAATCGGTGACTACAATCAGCCCAAAGTGCGTCTGCCGGGTGCCGGTGGCGCACCGGAAATTGCCGGCAGCGCGAAGGAAGTGCTGATCATCCTCAAACAGTCGCATCGCACCTTTGTCGACAAGTTGTCATTCATCACTTCGGTCGGCCACGGTGAAGGCGGCGAGCATCGACAGCAGCTGGGCCTGCCTGGTGCCGGGCCGGTAGGCATCATCACCGACCTGTGCATCATGGAGCCGGAGGAGGGCACCCGCGAATTCGTCGTCACCTCGCTGCATCCGGGTATCGCACGGGAGCAGGTGATCGAGAACACCGGCTGGGAAATCCGTTTCGCCGACACTGTGCGTGAGACCGAAGCGCCAAGGCCTGAAGAACTCGAAGCGCTACGTGCGCTGGAAGCGCGTACGGCGGCCGCCCACGGGCAGGCAGGCGGCGAAGAATGA
- the pcaD gene encoding 3-oxoadipate enol-lactonase, whose amino-acid sequence MPFIETANGTLHYQLEGPAGAPVLVLSNSLGTELAMWDTQMPAFINELQVLRYDTRGHGRSEVSEGFYSIEQLGQDVLALLDALHIERASFCGLSMGGLIGQWLGINAGQRIDKLVLCNTAAKIANDEVWNGRIETVLKGREQAMRELRDGSVARWFTPDYAAANPQTVERITRMLETTSPEGYAANCAAVRDADFRGQLESITAPTLIITGSADEVTTTEHGRAMQASIADAELVEFEAAHLSNVQAGDTFTEAVLAFIRK is encoded by the coding sequence ATGCCCTTTATAGAAACTGCCAACGGCACGCTGCATTATCAGCTTGAGGGGCCAGCCGGTGCGCCGGTCCTGGTACTGAGTAATTCCCTCGGCACCGAGCTCGCCATGTGGGATACGCAGATGCCCGCCTTTATCAATGAGTTGCAGGTGTTGCGTTATGACACCCGCGGTCACGGCAGGTCCGAGGTGAGTGAGGGGTTTTACAGCATCGAGCAGCTTGGGCAGGACGTGCTCGCATTGCTGGATGCGTTACACATCGAACGCGCATCATTCTGCGGTCTGTCGATGGGTGGCCTGATCGGGCAATGGCTTGGTATCAACGCCGGCCAGCGCATCGACAAGCTGGTCCTGTGCAATACCGCCGCCAAGATCGCCAATGATGAGGTCTGGAACGGCCGTATCGAGACGGTCCTGAAGGGCAGGGAGCAGGCCATGCGCGAGCTGCGCGACGGCTCTGTGGCACGCTGGTTCACTCCTGATTACGCCGCAGCCAACCCGCAGACGGTGGAACGTATCACCCGCATGCTGGAGACCACGTCGCCCGAGGGTTATGCCGCTAACTGTGCCGCGGTCAGGGACGCAGACTTCCGCGGCCAACTCGAATCGATCACGGCACCAACCCTGATCATCACCGGCAGCGCTGACGAGGTCACCACAACTGAACACGGCCGGGCTATGCAGGCTTCGATCGCGGATGCTGAGCTGGTCGAGTTCGAGGCTGCGCACCTTTCCAATGTTCAGGCTGGAGACACCTTTACCGAGGCGGTGCTGGCCTTCATCAGAAAATAG
- a CDS encoding MFS transporter: MPKALTAFSSLYFATLLMLLGSGLLSTYIGLSLSARGVSEIWIGALMTCYYVGLVGGASVGHRLIARVGHIRAFVASAGVVTASVLGHALSESVQLWLLLRILVGMAMMCQYMVLESWLNEQAESHQRGTVFAGYMVVTFLGLMLGQFVFTLMPELNIRHILFVAMCFSLCLVPVAVTKSLHPAPLHPAPLRIGFFVRRVPLALGTIAVSGLLLGSFYGMAPVYASGMGLGTSEVGVFMAVAIGSGLLAQWPVGWMSDRLDRSQLIQLNAIILTGVTLVMGLAVVPGYALLVLAGLFGILAFTLYPLAVALANDHVEPEERVLLSAMLLVTFGLGASAGPLASSALMKVGGPGMLYVFMAISSMFLVINVRPSRVTGEHLQAEPSHYMPAAGNLASSPLSAALDPRVDEQIVDDQMRDDADGYPSAADLDADQEDHRPG; this comes from the coding sequence ATGCCCAAAGCCCTTACCGCCTTCTCGTCGCTCTATTTCGCCACGTTATTGATGCTGCTGGGCAGCGGCCTGCTGAGTACCTATATCGGTCTGAGCCTGTCTGCGCGCGGGGTGAGCGAGATCTGGATCGGTGCACTGATGACCTGTTATTACGTGGGGCTGGTCGGAGGTGCATCGGTCGGCCATAGATTGATTGCGCGGGTAGGGCACATACGCGCGTTCGTAGCCAGCGCCGGCGTGGTCACCGCCTCGGTGTTGGGCCATGCCCTGTCGGAAAGCGTGCAGCTGTGGCTGTTACTACGCATTCTGGTGGGCATGGCGATGATGTGCCAGTACATGGTTCTGGAAAGCTGGCTCAATGAGCAGGCTGAATCCCATCAGCGCGGGACAGTTTTTGCAGGCTATATGGTGGTGACCTTCCTGGGTCTGATGCTCGGTCAGTTTGTATTTACTCTGATGCCGGAGCTGAATATCCGCCATATCCTGTTCGTCGCCATGTGCTTTTCGCTCTGTCTGGTACCGGTGGCGGTGACGAAAAGCCTGCACCCGGCGCCGCTGCATCCCGCACCGCTACGTATAGGTTTCTTCGTCAGACGCGTTCCCCTGGCGCTGGGGACGATAGCGGTGTCGGGACTTTTGCTGGGGTCGTTCTACGGCATGGCGCCGGTATACGCTTCGGGTATGGGGCTGGGGACTTCTGAAGTCGGTGTGTTCATGGCTGTAGCGATCGGCTCGGGGTTGTTGGCGCAGTGGCCGGTGGGCTGGATGTCTGATCGTCTTGATCGTAGCCAGCTGATTCAGCTGAACGCCATTATTCTCACCGGGGTTACGCTGGTGATGGGACTGGCAGTAGTACCCGGATATGCACTGCTGGTGCTGGCCGGGCTATTTGGCATCCTCGCCTTTACGCTTTATCCGCTTGCGGTGGCGCTGGCCAACGACCACGTCGAACCCGAAGAGCGGGTATTGCTTTCGGCGATGTTGCTGGTGACCTTCGGGCTTGGTGCCAGCGCCGGCCCCTTGGCCAGCTCGGCGCTGATGAAGGTCGGCGGGCCTGGCATGCTGTATGTATTCATGGCGATATCCAGCATGTTCCTGGTTATCAATGTGCGTCCGAGCCGGGTTACCGGCGAACACCTGCAGGCCGAACCGAGCCATTACATGCCTGCGGCGGGTAACCTCGCCAGTTCACCGCTATCCGCTGCACTGGATCCGCGCGTCGATGAACAGATAGTTGACGATCAAATGCGCGATGATGCGGATGGTTATCCAAGCGCAGCGGATCTCGATGCGGACCAGGAAGATCATCGTCCCGGTTGA
- a CDS encoding flagellar brake protein → MSSLLAPETGPQPPREVRSPIEINALLKTLLHSRDQLIVSFPERSQKFQSFIVAIDPAGKQLWIDELVPKEGDRYITEGESFRIDAWHEGVHMRWHCVAAQRVILEGAPAYCAALPEQLIYHQKRGAFRAVVQRPLETGVTLHSETFRLSGHLFDVSATGCKALFASDQAHALRPGAIIEACQLDLPEIGTLDLAVEVRHVSYDEKRDESHVGLRFRQPSPQAQRQVDRFVNYLQREARRLEKRDDLF, encoded by the coding sequence GTGTCCAGCTTACTAGCGCCAGAAACCGGTCCGCAGCCGCCCAGGGAAGTCCGCTCGCCCATCGAGATCAATGCGCTGTTGAAGACGCTGCTGCATTCCCGCGACCAGCTGATCGTCAGTTTTCCCGAACGTAGCCAGAAATTTCAGAGCTTCATCGTCGCTATCGACCCGGCGGGCAAGCAGCTCTGGATCGACGAACTGGTCCCGAAAGAAGGCGACCGGTACATCACCGAAGGCGAGTCATTCCGGATTGATGCCTGGCATGAAGGCGTGCACATGCGCTGGCATTGCGTCGCCGCGCAGCGGGTCATTCTGGAAGGCGCGCCGGCATACTGCGCGGCCCTTCCTGAACAGCTCATCTACCATCAGAAACGTGGCGCATTTCGAGCCGTCGTCCAACGGCCACTGGAAACAGGCGTGACGCTGCACAGCGAAACGTTTCGGCTGAGCGGACACCTGTTCGACGTATCCGCAACCGGGTGCAAGGCGCTCTTTGCTTCAGATCAGGCGCACGCGCTCCGTCCTGGCGCCATTATCGAGGCCTGCCAGCTGGATCTGCCTGAGATAGGAACACTGGATCTGGCGGTCGAAGTACGCCACGTGTCCTATGACGAAAAGCGCGACGAGTCCCATGTCGGCCTGAGATTCAGACAGCCCAGCCCTCAGGCTCAGCGGCAGGTGGACCGCTTCGTCAACTACCTGCAGCGCGAGGCGCGCCGACTGGAAAAGCGCGACGACCTGTTCTGA
- a CDS encoding flagella synthesis protein FlgN, whose amino-acid sequence MTLKQLFDQAASDCEQFIELLDREQEALIQNDMVTLESLLNSKAPLVSALNGHDQQINDQARQLGKTPEQDMEAFLESLGQNELFESYQSLRQYLTRCRDANLRNARLVRHSQHANSHLLDLIRNQGESSQAVYDRQGLAKRSHSQRPIIKA is encoded by the coding sequence ATGACACTCAAGCAGCTATTTGATCAAGCCGCCAGTGACTGCGAACAGTTCATAGAGCTGCTCGACAGGGAGCAGGAGGCATTGATACAGAACGACATGGTCACGCTTGAGTCGCTACTGAACAGCAAGGCTCCACTTGTGTCTGCGCTGAACGGGCATGACCAGCAGATCAATGATCAGGCACGTCAGCTGGGCAAGACACCCGAACAGGACATGGAAGCGTTTCTGGAGTCGCTCGGTCAGAACGAGTTGTTCGAAAGCTACCAGTCCCTCAGGCAATACCTGACCCGTTGCCGCGACGCCAATTTGCGCAACGCGCGATTGGTACGCCATAGCCAGCACGCCAACAGTCACCTGCTTGACCTGATACGCAATCAGGGCGAATCAAGCCAGGCCGTTTACGACCGCCAGGGCCTCGCCAAGCGAAGCCATTCGCAGCGGCCAATAATCAAAGCCTAG